From one Candidatus Tanganyikabacteria bacterium genomic stretch:
- a CDS encoding branched-chain amino acid ABC transporter substrate-binding protein: MKARLLLGLVTLLAVALPARAALPRIGMQGPMTGSLAKQGQDMRNATRLAVDEAKAAGGPAAEILVGDDKGDPREGILAARHLVTSGVLGVVGPYNSGVTIPVTAEVYAPAWVPVLTVSTNPRVTDRGLKTVFRVIGRDDQQGLIAARESRKLGARTAAVLHNKNAYGQGLATEFRKAFEAAGGQVLFFDGVASGEKDFSATLTRLRAGKPDLLYFGGEYQDAGPLLRQARNLGIKARFLAGDATLDPTFVSLAGAKAAEGAMVTFPAPAAADFDRRYTAKFGPPGPYSGYAYDAARILLAAIKRARTPAPREVAQEIARTRDFPGVTGKISFDAKGDLTRAGFILWEVKGGKWAPAAL; the protein is encoded by the coding sequence ATGAAAGCTCGCCTGCTCCTGGGCCTCGTGACGCTCCTGGCTGTCGCCTTGCCGGCCCGGGCAGCGCTGCCACGCATCGGTATGCAGGGCCCCATGACGGGCTCCCTGGCGAAGCAGGGCCAGGACATGCGCAACGCGACGCGTCTGGCCGTCGACGAGGCCAAGGCCGCCGGCGGTCCTGCGGCCGAGATCCTCGTGGGTGACGACAAGGGCGATCCGCGGGAAGGGATCCTGGCGGCGCGCCACCTGGTGACCTCGGGAGTGCTGGGCGTCGTCGGGCCCTACAACAGCGGGGTGACCATCCCGGTGACCGCAGAGGTGTATGCGCCTGCCTGGGTCCCGGTGCTGACGGTCTCCACCAATCCCCGCGTGACCGATCGGGGGCTGAAGACCGTCTTCCGCGTCATCGGTCGGGACGATCAGCAGGGGCTGATTGCCGCCCGCGAGAGCCGAAAGCTCGGTGCCCGCACGGCCGCGGTCCTGCATAACAAAAACGCCTACGGCCAGGGCCTGGCCACCGAGTTCCGCAAGGCCTTCGAGGCCGCCGGCGGCCAGGTCCTTTTCTTCGACGGGGTAGCCAGCGGCGAGAAGGACTTCTCGGCGACGCTCACGCGGTTGCGCGCCGGCAAGCCCGATCTCCTCTACTTCGGCGGGGAGTACCAGGATGCCGGCCCGTTGCTGCGCCAGGCGCGCAACCTGGGGATCAAGGCGCGATTCCTCGCTGGCGACGCCACGCTGGATCCCACCTTCGTGTCGCTGGCCGGGGCCAAGGCGGCCGAAGGCGCGATGGTGACCTTCCCCGCACCGGCGGCCGCCGACTTCGATCGGCGTTACACCGCGAAGTTCGGACCGCCCGGTCCTTATTCGGGCTATGCCTACGACGCGGCGCGCATCCTGCTGGCAGCCATCAAGCGGGCCAGGACGCCCGCGCCCCGGGAGGTAGCGCAAGAAATCGCCAGGACCCGGGACTTTCCGGGCGTCACCGGCAAGATCTCCTTCGATGCCAAGGGCGATCTCACGCGCGCCGGGTTCATCCTGTGGGAGGTCAAGGGCGGCAAGTGGGCCCCCGCGGCCTTGTAA